The Pseudomonas sp. S06B 330 genome contains the following window.
TCGGACTTTGTATCGCAACCCTCAACGCGTGAATACAAAAAAGGCCCACCTTTCGGTGAGCCTCTTTTTTACTGCGTATGGTGCCGGCACCAGGAATCGAACCCGGGACCTACTGATTACAAGTCAGTTGCTCTACCATCTGAGCTATACCGGCACAGGGTCGCCATTATAGCGATCAGTTTGCATCTGTAAACTACTTCTGCAAGATTCCTTGCAAAGCCTTTATTCAACAGGCTTTGCAAGGCGTTTTCTTACCAGCCGCGGTGCAATGTCGTGGCGTCGGGTTCGCTTTGGCTTGGGTCGAAAAGCATCGGCTTGTGCTCGTGGCAACCGCGCTTGTTGCAGTGCGTGGAAGGCTGAGCTGGCAGGCCGTTATCGCCCAGCACTTGCATCTGTGGCATGTCCCAGTCAGACGTTGGGGTGTAGCTTGTGCCGCTGCAACCGGCCAGGGCCAGGAGGAAGGTGAGCAAGGCGAGGGAGGAAGGTTTGTTCACGGTGAATTCCGTTTTCTAAAGGTCGGTCTTTGATGAGGATGCTCGGGTTGGTGCGCCAGTCGTAACCCAGGTACCTCAGGGGGGGCTGATGAACAGGGCAGATCAGTTTATACGACCGCTTCGCAGTCGATCGCAGCCTGGCGGCAGCGGCTACAGCGTGATGAATAATATAATTTACGAACCTTTCTGCAGCCTTTAAGGGCTTTCACCTAAATACGGGCTGAAAGACGCGAAATTTAATTAGTCATTTTCTATCGATTTGACTTTTACGATGCCTTGAGTTAATTTGTTGTTCATTATGTTGAACACTAAAGCGTACCTGCTCCCCACCTCTCGTTTGGTCTCCCGTGAAAATCACTGGACCGGCGGTCTGTAGCGCCTCCCCCGACAATCAGCTTTTTTCTCTGTTTTTGTCTGTAGCCGTCGCCGATTACGTGCCCGGTTTTGTGTCGCCCGTGGGAGGGCATCATGCGTTCCTGGATCTATTTGTTTATCGCCATCACCGCTGAGGTGATCGGTACGGCGTCGATGAAATTCGCCGCCACTCACTCCCCACTCCTCGGACATGGCTTGATGTACGCCATGATCGGTCTGTCGTACTTCTTCCTGGCGCTGGCAGTAAAGCGTGTGCCGGTAGGCGTGGCCTACGCGCTGTGGGAAGGCATTGGCATCGTGCTGATCACCCTGATCAGTGTCACCTGGTTGGGTGAAAGCCTGGGGCTGCTCAAGGCTGCCGGCCTGGGTGTGATGATCGCCGGTATTCTGCTGATCAAGGCCGGCACTCGCCCAGCACCTGCCGAGCGCAACATGGAGGCCTTGCCATGCTAAGCATGAACTGGATTCCATTTGCCTGGCTGGGCCTGGCTATCGTGCTGGAAGTCATCGCCAACTTGCTGCTCAAGTACTCCGATGGTTTTCGCAAACGTGGCCTGGGCGTTATCTCGATTCTCTGTGTGCTGGCGGCCTTTACCGCCCTGGCCCAAGCTGTTCGCGATATTGAACTGTCGCTGGCGTACGCCATCTGGGGTGGCTTCGGCATCCTCGCTACAGTGGCTATGGGGTGGGCGCTATTTGGCCAGCGATTGGCCGGGCGGGGCTGGCTGGGCCTGGTGCTGTTGCTGGTAGGCATGAGCTTGCTGAAACTGGCCTGATATACCTGCTTAGAACATTTTGCTGAAAAGCTTATGCACAAGGCGCGTGCCAGCCGTGTGGTGCGCACATCGGACCAACGCTCGCCGTTGGTCTTTGCGCAAATGGCTGTTTTTGTTGGCGATAAACCGCTGAGCAAAAAACCATCAATCGTTGAAAGCGCTTGGATCCAAGGTTTTTGAGGGTTTTTTCAAAAGGTTTCCCACAGACTTATCCACAGGCTGCACACATGTCAGCGAATGACTATCGCTCGGCCAGCAGCATGAGGTTGCGCGGCGTCAGCGGTTGCTGACAAAACACCCCTAGCTGTACCCGGTAGCCTTGCTCTTGCAGGTACAAGGCGCGGTCCAGCACCAGCCACAACTCCAGCGGGCGCCGGAACAGGTTACGCAGCAGCTCCAGGTTGCGCACCTGGCCCAGCCGTTGCCAGCCTGCGGTCTGCAACGCGTCCCAGTCGGGAGTCTGGTCAATCTGCAGACCCTTGAGGGCAGCCAGTTCCCGACAGTAGTCGGCAAACGGCTTGTGCAGCCAGCTGACCGGCAGTGACGGTGTGGGCAAATAGTCATCCTTGCCGCGCAAATGACGCTGCAGCAGATCGAAG
Protein-coding sequences here:
- a CDS encoding multidrug/spermidine efflux SMR transporter subunit MdtJ yields the protein MRSWIYLFIAITAEVIGTASMKFAATHSPLLGHGLMYAMIGLSYFFLALAVKRVPVGVAYALWEGIGIVLITLISVTWLGESLGLLKAAGLGVMIAGILLIKAGTRPAPAERNMEALPC
- the mdtI gene encoding multidrug/spermidine efflux SMR transporter subunit MdtI — protein: MLSMNWIPFAWLGLAIVLEVIANLLLKYSDGFRKRGLGVISILCVLAAFTALAQAVRDIELSLAYAIWGGFGILATVAMGWALFGQRLAGRGWLGLVLLLVGMSLLKLA